From a single Miscanthus floridulus cultivar M001 chromosome 8, ASM1932011v1, whole genome shotgun sequence genomic region:
- the LOC136474741 gene encoding U-box domain-containing protein 21-like gives MVTPVSRYRLRPRSVRVAVSEIPLATRRTARQPQPVPAAAAVAAEPAIPSNFLCPISLEMMRDPVTAPTGITYDRDSVEGWLERGHSTCPVTARPLRAEDLIPNHASRRMIQEWCVVNRALGVERVPTPRVPLSAADAAELMAAVSAAARRGDAPACRQLAARARALGKESDRNRRCLAAAGAARALSSAFSQLVDQPALASSLTASGGALDEILAALVVFFPLGEECRSHIASPASLNAVVSILCHGETTAKASAAVVLREIASSSDPDCLDAMSETDGIHDALIKLLQRPVSPQATKNALVTAYYLVTNSGLAASRLVDLGMVEVLVELLVDADKGMTEKALAVLDSLLLTEEGRGKACAHALTVPVLVKKMQHVSDMATEFAVSALWRLCKSFSGEGPCKAEALQLGAFQKLLLLLQVGCMGVTKERASELLRLLNGSRDGVECIESVDFKGLKRPFS, from the coding sequence ATGGTCACGCCGGTGTCCCGCTACCGCCTTCGCCCGCGGTCGGTGCGTGTGGCGGTGTCAGAGATCCCGCTCGCCACGAGGCGGACGGCGAGGCAACCGCAGCCCGTGCCGGCGGCAGCGGCCGTGGCCGCGGAGCCGGCGATTCCGAGCAACTTCCTGTGCCCGATCTCGCTGGAGATGATGCGGGACCCCGTAACGGCACCGACGGGGATCACGTACGATCGTGACAGCGTGGAGGGGTGGCTGGAGCGTGGCCACTCCACGTGCCCCGTCACCGCCCGCCCGCTGCGCGCGGAGGACCTCATCCCGAACCACGCCTCGCGGCGGATGATCCAGGAGTGGTGCGTCGTCAACCGCGCCCTCGGGGTGGAGCGCGTGCCCACGCCCCGCGTCCCGCTCTCCGCCGCCGACGCGGCCGAGCTCATGGCAGCGGTGTCCGCCGCCGCGCGGCGAGGCGACGCGCCGGCGTGCCGCCAGCTGGCGGCCAGAGCCAGGGCGCTAGGGAAGGAGAGCGACCGCAACCGCCGGTGCCTCGCGGCGGCGGGAGCCGCCCGCGCGCTCTCTTCAGCGTTCTCACAGCTCGTTGACCAGCCGGCGCTGGCGTCGTCGTTGACCGCGTCCGGCGGCGCGCTGGATGAGATCTTGGCCGCGCTGGTCGTTTTCTTCCCGCTGGGCGAGGAGTGCAGGAGCCACATTGCCTCCCCGGCGTCGCTGAACGCTGTCGTCTCGATCCTGTGCCACGGCGAGACGACCGCGAAGGCCAGCGCCGCCGTCGTGCTCCGCGAGATCGCGTCGTCGTCCGACCCCGACTGCCTCGACGCCATGTCCGAGACCGACGGAATACACGACGCGCTCATCAAGCTCCTGCAGAGGCCCGTGTCGCCGCAGGCTACCAAGAACGCGCTGGTCACCGCCTACTACCTCGTCACGAACAGCGGCCTAGCAGCCAGCCGCCTGGTCGACCTCGGCATGGTGGAGGTCCTGGTCGAGCTGCTGGTCGACGCCGACAAGGGCATGACGGAGAAGGCGCTCGCGGTGCTGGACAGCCTCTTGCTCACGGAGGAAGGCCGCGGGAAGGCGTGCGCGCACGCATTGACCGTGCCGGTGCTGGTCAAGAAGATGCAGCACGTGTCCGACATGGCAACCGAGTTCGCCGTGTCGGCGCTGTGGCGGCTGTGCAAGAGCTTCTCCGGCGAGGGCCCGTGCAAGGCCGAGGCGCTGCAGCTGGGCGCGTTCcagaagctcctcctcctcctgcaggTCGGCTGCATGGGCGTGACCAAGGAGAGGGCCAGCGAGCTGCTCAGGCTCCTCAATGGATCGAGAGACGGCGTCGAATGCATTGAGTCGGTGGATTTCAAGGGGCTCAAGAGACCCTTCTCATGA